The Melitaea cinxia chromosome 24, ilMelCinx1.1, whole genome shotgun sequence genome window below encodes:
- the LOC123665338 gene encoding facilitated trehalose transporter Tret1-like: YAYLFYNSFSVVLPVFSYGMAIGWLSPMGPRLMSAVDTPAAEPVQREVISWMASVAYLVGTPAVFLFGYIVDNYGRKKALMLTSLSMAACWGLKLYSTETWALITARAIIGLGVSGSYVVTPLYIKEISEDSIRGMLGSLVVLSQNLGNLLVYILGEYMCYHATLWVCLSVPLVHLLLFPTMPETPSYLLKSGKVEEARSALAWLRCRQPADAVVDSELQTLLLELEQTSSCKFFTTLKTLVSDRCIFRAFRITLTITLARELCGCLAVLHFASSIFSAAGDSLLLTPNQQAAILGIVQLVGSCTASSLVERTGRKPLLATTCLVSGIAMAALGTWFALGTQAHAWLPVLALCLCIYCDAAGLQPVPFVVMTEMFSFQYRGTVTSIVIAFACALVSVQLRVFQPLATHVGLYFVFWLFATVCIISTAYIVFYVPETKRRSIEEIYSEFGVKKEKDPEANVTRL; encoded by the exons TACGCTTACTTATTTTACAATTCCTTTTCAGTGGTACTTCCTGTCTTTTCCTATGGCATGGCCATAGGTTGGCTATCGCCAATGGGCCCTCGGCTCATGTCCGCAGTGGACACTCCTGCAGCTGAACCTGTGCAACGTGAAGTCATATCCTGGATGGCATCCGTTGCTTACCTCGTTGGAACACCAGCAGTTTTTCTCTTCGGTTATATTGTAGACAATTATGGTAGGAAGAAAGCGCTTATGCTGACATCACTCTCAATGGCG GCGTGCTGGGGATTAAAGTTATATTCGACAGAAACTTGGGCTTTGATAACAGCCCGTGCTATTATTGGCCTTGGAGTCAGTGGCTCCTATGTAGTAACACCCCTTTATATCAAGGAAATAAGCGAAGACAGCATCCGAGGAATGTTGGGCAGTCTTGTAGTTCTATCACAGAATCTCGGCAACCTCTTGGTGTATATTTTGGGAGAGTATATGTGTTATCATGCCACTTTGTGGGTTTGTTTATCAGTGCCATTGGTACATTTGCTACTCTTCCCGACCATGCCAGAGACACCTTCATATTTACTGAAAAGCGGTAAAGTTGAG gaaGCCAGATCAGCACTGGCCTGGTTGCGCTGCCGGCAGCCTGCCGATGCGGTAGTGGATAGCGAACTACAGACATTACTCCTAGAATTGGAACAGACTAGTTCTTGTAAATTCTTCACAACGCTTAAAACATTAG taTCTGACCGATGCATTTTCCGCGCCTTCCGAATAACTTTGACGATAACGCTGGCGAGGGAGCTGTGTGGCTGTCTAGCTGTGCTGCACTTTGCATCGTCGATATTTAGCGCAGCCGGCGATAGTTTACTACTGACTCCTAACCAGCAGGCCGCCATACTGGGAATTGTTCAGCTTGTGGGCTCTTGCACAGCCTCAAGTTTAGTGGAAAGAACGGGACGGAAG CCACTGTTAGCCACCACGTGCTTAGTGTCAGGAATAGCGATGGCGGCGCTGGGTACATGGTTCGCTCTCGGGACACAAGCGCACGCGTGGCTGCCCGTGTTGGCTCTCTGCCTCTGTATCTATTGCGACGCGGCTGGCCTGCAACCAGTGCCTTTTGTGGTTATGACTGAGATGTTCTCTTTCCAG TATCGCGGTACAGTCACATCGATTGTGATAGCCTTCGCGTGTGCTCTAGTCTCAGTACAGTTACGAGTCTTCCAACCCTTGGCCACGCACGTTGGACTTTACTTCGTATTCTGGTTATTTGCTACTGTATGTATCATCAGCACGGCGTACATCGTCTTCTACGTTCCCGAAACCAAGAGAAGATCTATTGAGGAGATTTACTCAGAATTTggtgtaaaaaaagaaaaggatCCAGAAGCAAATGTTACGAGACTTTAA